From Demequina lutea, a single genomic window includes:
- a CDS encoding branched-chain amino acid ABC transporter permease: MHSLIQALILGILTSGVYALMASGQTLIFGIMKVINLAQGALVVLSAYLSYSLLTNWGIDPFLSIVITTPVLFGLGVAIQWTLLRPLHRDDAAELSLLVTFAVALGLEGLLSATYSTTYRSIQPGYENFSWTVLGYQVNAVRLFAFVLSLVMLAALYFLLQRTKFGRAVRATVQNPMAAQLLGVNSRVVAALGFGLGAATAAAAGAVFGIITPFNSGSHYDLISRLLTIVVLGGLGSIGGSIIAALVMGTGTALVSALASPIWSDFTFFVVLLLVLLLRPRGLFGAKTRGAL, from the coding sequence GTGCATTCACTGATCCAGGCACTCATTCTGGGAATTCTGACCAGCGGCGTGTACGCGCTCATGGCCAGCGGACAGACTCTCATCTTCGGAATCATGAAGGTCATCAACCTTGCCCAGGGCGCGCTCGTCGTGCTCTCCGCGTACCTGAGCTACAGCCTTCTGACCAACTGGGGAATCGATCCGTTCCTATCCATCGTCATCACGACTCCCGTGCTCTTCGGGCTCGGAGTCGCGATCCAATGGACGCTCTTGCGTCCACTGCACCGGGATGACGCTGCAGAGCTCTCTCTGCTGGTCACGTTCGCCGTCGCGCTCGGTCTGGAAGGCTTGCTTTCCGCGACCTACAGCACGACGTACCGATCGATCCAGCCGGGTTATGAGAACTTCAGTTGGACAGTGCTCGGCTATCAAGTGAACGCGGTACGGCTGTTTGCATTCGTTCTGTCCCTCGTAATGCTTGCGGCCCTGTATTTCTTGCTCCAACGCACCAAGTTCGGACGTGCAGTCCGCGCAACGGTGCAAAACCCGATGGCAGCGCAGCTGCTCGGGGTCAATTCACGGGTCGTCGCGGCGTTGGGTTTTGGACTCGGCGCCGCGACGGCGGCCGCGGCGGGCGCCGTGTTCGGGATCATCACGCCATTCAATTCGGGAAGCCACTATGACCTCATCAGCAGATTGCTCACGATCGTCGTCCTTGGCGGTCTCGGGAGCATCGGCGGCTCGATCATCGCGGCTCTCGTGATGGGTACCGGTACCGCGCTCGTCTCGGCCCTGGCCTCGCCGATCTGGTCGGACTTCACGTTCTTTGTGGTCCTCCTACTCGTGCTGTTGCTCCGTCCGCGCGGCCTGTTTGGCGCAAAGACTCGGGGCGCACTGTGA
- a CDS encoding ABC transporter ATP-binding protein has translation MSALLEVAGLTKRFGGVTAVDNCSFSVEKGTITALIGPNGSGKTTAFNMITGYLKADAGTMRFNGHDVAKPNPAKLYRSGLSRTFQQARIFPELSVRENLVVASGFSWGDLFGMRVSKSDRAAANEMLEEFRLDALADLRAADLSYGQRKLLEFAAVLMSSPKLVLLDEPTAGVNPVMIDTMERHVRARHAEGVTFLIVEHDMQLVMRLCDPVIVLDNGAPIATGKPADVQSNPLVLDAYLGA, from the coding sequence ATGAGCGCGTTGCTTGAGGTTGCCGGATTGACCAAGCGATTCGGCGGAGTCACCGCGGTCGACAACTGCTCCTTCTCGGTCGAGAAGGGCACCATCACCGCACTGATCGGTCCGAACGGATCGGGCAAGACAACCGCCTTCAACATGATTACGGGATATCTCAAGGCGGACGCAGGCACGATGCGGTTCAACGGCCACGACGTGGCGAAGCCGAACCCTGCCAAGCTGTACCGCTCGGGACTCTCCCGCACCTTCCAGCAGGCCAGGATCTTCCCTGAGCTGTCGGTGCGCGAGAACCTCGTGGTGGCCTCCGGCTTCAGTTGGGGCGACCTATTCGGAATGCGGGTGTCGAAGAGCGATCGGGCGGCGGCGAACGAGATGCTCGAGGAGTTTCGGCTCGATGCGCTCGCCGACCTGCGGGCCGCCGACCTCTCCTACGGTCAGCGCAAGCTGCTTGAGTTCGCGGCCGTGCTCATGAGCAGTCCGAAGTTGGTCCTGCTTGACGAGCCCACTGCCGGCGTGAACCCCGTCATGATCGACACGATGGAGCGACATGTTCGGGCGCGCCATGCGGAGGGTGTCACCTTCCTCATCGTCGAGCACGACATGCAACTCGTGATGCGGCTGTGCGACCCGGTGATCGTGCTCGACAACGGAGCACCGATCGCGACAGGGAAGCCCGCGGACGTTCAGTCCAATCCCCTAGTTCTCGACGCGTACCTCGGTGCCTGA
- a CDS encoding methylated-DNA--[protein]-cysteine S-methyltransferase, with product MQEPLLHASYGTPFGVLHVLASADGTVRASGFRGVGDIAAQLAPPWQGCGWIDAALPAVDSAVKRWLAGDGDALASVPVAQAGGPFFQKVWETLRHLPAGEPLSYKELAEAAGSPRAMRAVGTACSHNAVAPFVPCHRVVSAGGKLGSYGYGGTAIKAAMLALEAGGDSAAIERAAVAAHPGSLAPAQALPPTQAMQGVR from the coding sequence ATGCAAGAGCCGCTCCTTCATGCCTCGTATGGGACGCCTTTCGGCGTGCTCCACGTCCTCGCCAGTGCCGATGGCACCGTGCGTGCGTCGGGCTTCCGCGGCGTCGGCGACATCGCGGCCCAACTTGCGCCGCCGTGGCAAGGCTGCGGCTGGATCGACGCTGCACTGCCCGCCGTGGACTCCGCCGTCAAGAGGTGGCTTGCCGGTGATGGCGATGCGCTCGCGTCGGTACCAGTAGCGCAAGCGGGTGGGCCGTTCTTCCAGAAGGTGTGGGAGACGCTTCGGCACCTACCTGCGGGCGAGCCGCTGTCCTACAAGGAACTCGCCGAGGCCGCCGGCAGTCCACGCGCGATGCGGGCGGTCGGCACGGCGTGCTCGCACAATGCGGTCGCGCCCTTCGTTCCTTGTCACCGGGTGGTCAGCGCGGGCGGAAAACTCGGATCGTACGGCTACGGGGGGACGGCGATCAAGGCAGCCATGCTCGCACTCGAGGCGGGAGGTGACTCTGCGGCGATCGAGCGAGCCGCGGTCGCCGCCCATCCCGGTTCCCTCGCGCCCGCGCAAGCGTTGCCTCCCACGCAGGCGATGCAGGGCGTGAGGTGA
- a CDS encoding LacI family DNA-binding transcriptional regulator translates to MSNRITLADVAKLAGVHPGTVSRALSGKTENQVNAATVRRVRRAAKQLGYMPNAMARGLRTRSSMTIGVIVPDLMNPIFPPMVRGIDSYLAPRGFSAFVVNTDGKDAAERTLFESLMERQVDGFIVATGHTDHVLMADALARGVLAVMVNREAHGVSFPSVTGDDARGIHEVVAHLSELGHRRILHLAGPRGFSTSEIRESAFQAACSQTGAAGRVVPTSSYSIDAGQSALDVVLDQGVDGFTAVVAANDLLALGAYHSLRMHGLDCPGDISVVGFNDMPFAGDFLPPMTTVRSPHFEMGVEAARLLLEQIASGQSSAVSVKLPVALVVRGSSGPARRRAIS, encoded by the coding sequence ATGAGCAATCGCATCACGCTCGCCGATGTCGCGAAACTGGCGGGGGTTCATCCCGGAACGGTGTCACGCGCGCTGAGCGGCAAGACCGAGAATCAGGTCAACGCCGCGACCGTCCGGCGCGTGCGCCGCGCCGCGAAGCAGCTCGGCTACATGCCAAACGCCATGGCGCGTGGTTTGCGGACGCGCTCGTCGATGACGATCGGCGTGATTGTGCCCGATCTCATGAACCCGATCTTTCCGCCCATGGTGCGCGGCATCGACAGCTATCTCGCCCCACGCGGATTCTCGGCGTTTGTCGTCAACACGGATGGCAAGGACGCCGCCGAGCGGACGCTGTTCGAGTCGCTCATGGAGCGTCAGGTCGACGGCTTCATCGTCGCGACCGGCCACACCGATCACGTGCTCATGGCCGACGCGCTCGCGCGCGGCGTGCTCGCCGTCATGGTCAATCGCGAGGCGCACGGGGTGTCTTTCCCGTCTGTAACCGGAGATGATGCGCGTGGAATCCACGAGGTAGTCGCGCATTTGAGTGAACTCGGACATCGGCGCATCCTCCATTTGGCGGGGCCGCGCGGATTCTCGACGAGCGAGATCCGCGAGAGCGCGTTCCAGGCGGCGTGCTCCCAAACCGGCGCGGCTGGCCGCGTCGTTCCGACCTCGTCCTACAGCATCGATGCGGGACAATCCGCGCTCGATGTGGTGCTTGACCAGGGGGTCGACGGCTTCACCGCCGTCGTGGCGGCCAACGATTTGCTCGCCCTCGGCGCCTACCACTCGCTGCGCATGCATGGGCTCGATTGCCCGGGTGACATCTCGGTGGTCGGGTTCAATGACATGCCCTTTGCGGGGGACTTTCTGCCCCCGATGACGACCGTGCGCTCGCCCCACTTCGAGATGGGAGTCGAGGCCGCACGCCTCTTGCTCGAACAGATCGCCTCGGGTCAATCAAGCGCGGTCTCGGTCAAGCTCCCGGTCGCGCTCGTCGTGCGTGGATCATCGGGGCCGGCACGGCGTCGCGCGATTTCCTGA
- a CDS encoding phage holin family protein has product MAAGFGKYVVNALVAATAGRVTGILRGELEDAKVEMQTKAKGLGIGAALVAVATTFLFFAIAVFLTAAVLGLAQVWPAWLAALVVGGTLLVIAGIFIAIGAAKINKNKDLRPERAIAHLTKFFAR; this is encoded by the coding sequence ATGGCCGCAGGCTTCGGCAAGTATGTTGTCAACGCCCTGGTGGCGGCGACCGCTGGTCGCGTCACCGGTATCCTGCGCGGCGAGCTCGAGGACGCGAAGGTGGAGATGCAGACCAAGGCCAAGGGCCTTGGGATTGGCGCCGCCCTCGTTGCCGTCGCGACAACGTTCCTGTTCTTCGCGATCGCCGTGTTCCTGACTGCCGCCGTGCTCGGCCTCGCGCAGGTGTGGCCCGCCTGGTTGGCCGCGCTCGTCGTCGGCGGTACGCTCCTGGTCATCGCAGGGATCTTCATTGCGATCGGTGCCGCCAAGATCAACAAGAACAAGGATCTGCGGCCCGAGCGGGCAATCGCCCACCTGACCAAATTCTTCGCGCGCTGA
- a CDS encoding branched-chain amino acid ABC transporter permease yields the protein MTRAGLIRAVVFFGLLLAVPYGIGPQWIMNLLIFSVMYAGLASSWNLVGGYAGYPSLGHAAFFGVGAYSVALIFHDSVGNGYTPFFVLPLIGIGAALLSVPVGWIAMRTRADVFAIVTITLLFVAQALAYNLRTLTGGAQGIGVAVPPFPIETYTWPFYYAMLALLAVAMGISFYFRRSKIGLSLSAVRADEDKAHGVGVQVVPVKVLAFAVSVGITAMIGGVWAFYIGFIYPGFAVDPLITIGMVLMTFLGGRATLWGPVIGAFILVPAQQIFAYKLGASQFYLLAYAAIFLTIMLLLPRGILPTISERLRLWRLRKLGDQLAPGVAQAKDEPADTESRTAKVGEAR from the coding sequence GTGACCCGGGCCGGCCTCATCAGGGCCGTGGTCTTCTTCGGGTTGCTACTCGCCGTTCCCTACGGGATCGGGCCGCAGTGGATCATGAACCTGTTGATCTTCTCGGTCATGTACGCGGGATTGGCGAGTTCATGGAACCTCGTCGGCGGTTACGCAGGCTATCCATCGCTCGGGCACGCGGCGTTCTTCGGAGTCGGCGCCTACTCGGTCGCCCTGATCTTCCACGACAGCGTCGGAAACGGGTACACGCCGTTCTTCGTGCTCCCGCTGATCGGAATCGGCGCGGCACTGCTGAGTGTGCCGGTCGGCTGGATCGCGATGCGCACTCGAGCCGACGTCTTCGCGATCGTCACGATCACGCTCCTGTTTGTCGCGCAGGCCCTCGCCTACAACTTGCGGACGCTCACCGGCGGCGCGCAGGGCATCGGAGTGGCCGTTCCTCCGTTCCCAATCGAGACCTACACATGGCCGTTCTACTACGCGATGCTGGCGTTGCTCGCGGTCGCCATGGGGATCTCCTTCTACTTCCGGCGCTCCAAGATCGGACTCTCGCTTTCCGCGGTGCGCGCCGACGAGGACAAGGCGCACGGTGTCGGCGTGCAGGTGGTGCCGGTGAAGGTGCTCGCGTTTGCGGTCAGCGTCGGCATCACGGCGATGATTGGTGGAGTGTGGGCCTTCTACATCGGGTTCATCTACCCGGGCTTCGCCGTGGACCCGCTGATCACGATCGGAATGGTCCTGATGACCTTCCTCGGTGGCCGCGCCACCCTGTGGGGCCCCGTCATCGGTGCCTTTATCCTCGTGCCGGCGCAACAGATCTTCGCCTATAAGTTGGGGGCGAGCCAGTTCTACCTGCTCGCGTATGCCGCAATCTTCCTGACGATCATGCTCCTGCTGCCGCGCGGCATCCTGCCGACGATCAGCGAGAGGCTAAGACTCTGGCGCTTGCGAAAACTTGGGGATCAGTTAGCACCCGGGGTTGCTCAGGCGAAGGACGAGCCCGCCGATACAGAATCGAGAACGGCGAAAGTGGGGGAGGCCCGATGA
- a CDS encoding DUF3073 family protein translates to MGRGRQKAKDAKIARQIKYTSHSGDIRELERELIGGAPAHTPPPAAAVEVDVEDDFYDRWAEEEDDD, encoded by the coding sequence ATGGGGCGCGGCCGTCAAAAGGCGAAAGACGCAAAGATCGCGCGTCAGATCAAGTACACGAGCCACAGCGGAGATATCCGCGAGTTGGAACGTGAGCTGATCGGCGGCGCTCCTGCGCACACCCCTCCGCCCGCCGCGGCAGTCGAAGTAGACGTAGAAGACGACTTCTATGATCGCTGGGCCGAAGAAGAGGACGACGACTAG
- a CDS encoding DMT family transporter produces the protein MSPNATPMRAWLPSLVIAALGWGSSFLFIKISLRGFTPAQVGFGRLTVGAVVLVAIVAAYRSWPRFGWRTVGGIAVTAIGMSVVPMVLIPMAEQRVTSILASLLNATTPLWTAVFVALLIPAERTTKAQLMGLLVGAGGIAVLVGAWDVHEFSLGGTLLMLTATAFYGVGGAMSRRLLGRVSARPETLAMTQVGLSAVMLAPVALLSGSPEQGAFSPSGSALWGLLCLGVFGTSFAYVMFWRVVKMAGATTAASVTYLVPVVATTLGILVLGETLRWYQPLGVVIVLAGVWLAGRSPRKGPHPRIAEPVGAPEADLA, from the coding sequence GTGAGCCCCAACGCGACGCCCATGCGGGCGTGGCTGCCATCGCTCGTGATCGCGGCGCTCGGGTGGGGTTCCTCGTTCTTGTTCATCAAGATCTCCCTGCGCGGTTTCACTCCGGCCCAGGTCGGCTTCGGACGACTTACCGTGGGCGCCGTGGTCCTTGTCGCGATCGTGGCCGCTTATCGGTCGTGGCCACGATTCGGCTGGAGAACCGTGGGGGGTATCGCGGTGACTGCGATCGGCATGTCCGTGGTGCCGATGGTCCTCATCCCGATGGCCGAGCAACGGGTCACCTCGATCCTTGCGAGCCTGCTCAACGCCACCACGCCGTTGTGGACGGCCGTTTTCGTGGCGCTACTCATCCCCGCAGAGCGGACGACCAAGGCCCAGTTGATGGGGCTTCTCGTCGGGGCCGGGGGCATCGCGGTGTTGGTGGGGGCGTGGGACGTCCATGAGTTCTCGCTCGGTGGCACCCTTCTCATGCTGACGGCGACCGCCTTCTACGGCGTGGGAGGGGCGATGTCCCGCAGGTTGCTTGGCAGGGTCTCCGCGCGTCCTGAGACGCTCGCGATGACCCAGGTGGGGCTGTCCGCGGTGATGCTGGCCCCGGTCGCGCTCCTCAGCGGTTCGCCCGAACAAGGGGCATTCTCGCCCTCGGGCTCGGCGCTGTGGGGGCTTCTGTGCCTGGGAGTGTTCGGCACGTCCTTCGCCTACGTGATGTTCTGGCGCGTCGTGAAGATGGCGGGTGCCACGACGGCCGCATCGGTCACCTATCTTGTTCCCGTGGTCGCCACAACACTCGGCATCCTCGTGCTGGGGGAGACCCTGCGTTGGTACCAGCCGTTGGGCGTGGTGATCGTTCTCGCGGGGGTGTGGCTGGCTGGCCGTAGTCCGCGGAAGGGGCCTCACCCACGCATCGCCGAGCCGGTGGGTGCGCCCGAGGCGGACCTCGCCTAG
- a CDS encoding amino acid ABC transporter substrate-binding protein: MMQLPTRKSLSGKRRWLRAFGLTTAMVMVLAACSTSTSTPTSSAPTGGASTSGTPTAGPPADTSPLTIGISLSLTGDFADPGKAAQRGYELWASDVNKKGGILGRQVTLKIVNDASSPDQVVTNYTNLITQDKVDIVLGPFSSLLTIPASRVAKRYGYSFIEPAGGGPSVFAQKLDNLFFVQPAQTTNGGDVFADYILSLPADQQPKTAAYLKLDDPFAAPIAANIQARFEAAGIQTVYDQTYPSETADLTPVVSGMAATHPDVVIGGTQSLDAFGIVKAMIQLKSNPKWMFLSNGANSPVEFPDKVGAANTEGVFSSGDWYPGSTQPSSAPFIASYTAMYGGDANSIDPTSAEAYSAGMLLEQVAAKTGKIDNATIISTLHSGKWPTLVGDLSWDKYGVPQGEYLLEQWIGGKLVTVYPAASAQHAPVAPKPPWAG, encoded by the coding sequence ATGATGCAACTACCAACTCGGAAATCTCTGTCCGGCAAGCGACGCTGGTTAAGGGCCTTCGGACTCACGACCGCAATGGTCATGGTCTTGGCGGCCTGCTCGACCTCGACCAGCACACCCACCAGCAGCGCACCGACCGGTGGAGCCTCGACATCCGGCACACCGACCGCTGGGCCCCCGGCGGACACCTCGCCGCTGACCATCGGAATCTCGCTGTCACTCACGGGCGACTTCGCCGACCCGGGCAAGGCCGCACAGCGGGGCTACGAACTCTGGGCCTCCGACGTCAACAAGAAGGGTGGCATCCTCGGGCGCCAGGTCACGCTCAAGATCGTCAATGACGCATCGAGCCCCGACCAGGTCGTCACCAACTACACGAACCTGATCACGCAAGACAAGGTTGACATCGTCCTCGGCCCGTTCTCGAGCCTCCTGACGATCCCGGCCTCACGCGTGGCCAAGCGCTACGGCTACTCGTTCATCGAGCCCGCGGGTGGTGGACCCAGCGTCTTCGCGCAGAAGCTCGACAATCTGTTCTTCGTGCAGCCGGCCCAAACAACGAACGGTGGTGACGTCTTCGCGGACTACATCCTGTCGTTGCCCGCAGACCAGCAGCCCAAGACGGCGGCGTACCTCAAGCTCGACGACCCGTTTGCCGCTCCTATCGCGGCGAACATCCAGGCACGGTTCGAGGCGGCAGGCATTCAGACCGTCTACGACCAGACCTACCCCTCGGAGACGGCCGACCTGACTCCCGTGGTTTCGGGCATGGCGGCGACTCACCCGGACGTCGTGATCGGTGGTACGCAATCGCTCGACGCCTTCGGGATCGTCAAGGCAATGATCCAGTTGAAGTCCAACCCCAAGTGGATGTTCCTGTCCAACGGCGCAAACTCGCCTGTGGAATTCCCCGACAAGGTTGGCGCGGCCAACACCGAGGGTGTCTTCTCGAGCGGTGACTGGTACCCGGGATCGACCCAACCGTCGAGCGCGCCATTCATCGCGTCCTACACGGCGATGTACGGCGGAGATGCCAACAGCATCGACCCGACCTCGGCCGAGGCGTACTCGGCGGGCATGTTGCTCGAGCAGGTCGCAGCCAAGACCGGCAAGATCGACAACGCGACCATCATCTCGACGCTGCACTCCGGCAAGTGGCCCACGCTCGTCGGGGACCTCAGCTGGGACAAGTACGGCGTCCCACAGGGCGAGTATCTGTTGGAGCAGTGGATCGGTGGCAAGCTCGTCACCGTCTACCCCGCTGCTTCGGCACAGCACGCTCCCGTCGCACCAAAGCCCCCGTGGGCCGGCTAG
- a CDS encoding M24 family metallopeptidase — translation MSELIPLSAPGHMGVDYESRVDFDRLRDYRITRAKQSLNSSECGAFLLFDFYNIRYTTQTWIGGALGDKMTRYALLTRDGDPMLWDFGSAVRHHKLHSPWLKPENNRPGMLGMRGAVAPSAGLMESAVREIKALLVEAGVADLPVGVDIVEPPFLFEMQRQGLKVVDAQQLMLDARQIKSVDEIMLLNQAAAMVDGVYQDIVDVLKPGIRENEIVALANKRLYEMGSDQVEAVNAISGDRCNPHPHNFTDRIIRPGDQAFFDIIHSFNGYRTCYYRTFAVGSATASQRDAYTKAREWMDAAIQTVRVGVGTDDIAKVWPKATDFGFDNELAAFGLQFGHGLGLGLHERPIISRLNSLDNPIEIQSGMVFALETYCPASDGVSAARIEEEVVVTDQGVHVLTKFPAQDLFIANEY, via the coding sequence ATGTCTGAACTCATTCCACTCTCCGCCCCCGGCCACATGGGCGTCGACTACGAGTCGAGAGTCGACTTCGATCGCCTTCGCGACTACCGCATCACGCGCGCCAAGCAGTCCCTCAACTCGAGCGAGTGCGGCGCCTTTCTGCTCTTTGACTTCTACAACATCCGCTACACGACGCAGACGTGGATCGGCGGCGCGCTCGGCGACAAGATGACGCGTTACGCGTTGCTCACGCGCGACGGCGATCCCATGTTGTGGGACTTCGGCTCTGCGGTGCGCCACCACAAGCTCCACTCGCCGTGGCTCAAGCCCGAGAACAACCGACCGGGCATGCTGGGGATGCGTGGCGCGGTCGCGCCGTCGGCCGGACTCATGGAGTCCGCCGTGCGCGAGATCAAGGCGCTGCTCGTCGAGGCGGGAGTCGCGGACCTCCCGGTCGGCGTCGACATCGTCGAGCCCCCGTTCCTGTTCGAGATGCAACGTCAGGGCCTGAAGGTCGTCGACGCGCAGCAGCTCATGCTCGACGCGCGACAGATCAAGTCGGTCGACGAGATCATGCTCCTCAACCAGGCGGCCGCGATGGTCGACGGCGTCTACCAAGACATCGTCGACGTGCTCAAGCCGGGCATCAGGGAGAACGAGATCGTCGCGCTCGCAAACAAGCGGCTCTACGAGATGGGCTCGGATCAGGTCGAGGCGGTCAACGCCATCTCAGGTGACCGGTGCAACCCGCACCCGCACAACTTCACCGACCGCATCATCCGGCCCGGCGACCAGGCCTTCTTCGACATCATCCACTCGTTCAACGGCTACCGCACCTGCTACTACCGCACCTTCGCGGTCGGCAGTGCCACTGCAAGCCAACGCGACGCCTACACGAAGGCGCGCGAGTGGATGGACGCCGCGATCCAGACCGTGCGCGTCGGAGTCGGCACGGACGACATCGCAAAGGTGTGGCCAAAGGCCACCGACTTCGGCTTCGACAACGAACTCGCGGCCTTCGGCCTGCAGTTCGGCCACGGCCTCGGACTCGGCCTGCACGAGCGGCCCATCATCTCGCGCCTCAATAGCCTCGACAACCCGATCGAGATTCAGTCCGGAATGGTCTTCGCGCTCGAGACCTACTGCCCGGCAAGCGACGGCGTCTCGGCCGCTCGCATCGAAGAGGAAGTCGTCGTGACCGACCAGGGCGTGCACGTCCTGACGAAGTTCCCTGCTCAAGACCTCTTCATCGCCAACGAGTACTAG
- a CDS encoding NAD(P)-dependent oxidoreductase, with protein MTNTGLAKIGWIGTGRMGFALSVRLLEAGYDVAVYNRTRSKAEPLAALGATVVDRPADLADRDVVFIMVSAPKDLQQVVEGDGGLLTVENVSPGVIIDSSTVSTEASAKIRALATAHGSHFLASPVSGNPGVIAAGKLTLAVSGPRETFESVEALLNTLGQGVTWVGDGEAARLVKIAHNVFLGIVTQAMAEITVLVEKGGVSREAFLAFLNDSVMGSTFTRYKTPAFVNLDFTPTFTMPLLKKDFDLGLDAARELGVPMPISEATAELVSAAVDSGHLLEDFAVLLLDEARRAGITLVSEDKHVLSGLEVSPNV; from the coding sequence ATGACGAATACTGGGCTCGCAAAGATCGGCTGGATTGGCACCGGCCGCATGGGCTTTGCCCTGTCGGTTCGCCTCCTTGAGGCCGGCTACGACGTCGCGGTGTACAACCGCACCAGGTCCAAGGCCGAGCCGCTCGCGGCACTCGGTGCCACCGTCGTCGATCGGCCTGCGGATCTCGCGGACCGCGACGTGGTCTTCATCATGGTGTCCGCGCCGAAGGACCTCCAACAGGTCGTCGAGGGCGACGGCGGCCTGCTCACCGTCGAGAACGTCTCGCCGGGCGTCATCATCGACTCCTCGACCGTGTCGACCGAGGCCTCCGCGAAGATCCGCGCACTCGCGACCGCGCACGGCAGCCACTTCCTCGCCTCCCCCGTGAGCGGCAACCCCGGAGTGATCGCGGCTGGCAAGCTCACCCTTGCCGTGTCCGGCCCGCGCGAAACCTTCGAATCGGTGGAGGCCCTGCTCAACACGCTCGGCCAGGGCGTGACGTGGGTCGGCGACGGTGAGGCCGCGCGGCTCGTCAAGATCGCGCACAACGTCTTCCTTGGCATCGTCACTCAAGCGATGGCCGAGATCACCGTCCTCGTCGAGAAGGGCGGCGTGAGTCGCGAAGCCTTCCTCGCGTTTCTCAACGATTCCGTGATGGGATCGACCTTCACGCGGTACAAAACACCCGCCTTCGTCAACCTCGACTTCACGCCAACCTTCACGATGCCGCTGCTCAAGAAGGACTTCGACCTCGGGCTCGACGCGGCTCGCGAACTCGGCGTCCCGATGCCGATCTCGGAGGCCACCGCCGAACTCGTCTCCGCGGCCGTTGACTCCGGTCATCTCCTGGAGGACTTCGCCGTGCTCCTGCTGGACGAGGCGAGGCGGGCAGGCATCACCCTCGTCTCCGAAGACAAGCACGTCCTCAGCGGACTCGAGGTGTCGCCCAATGTCTGA
- a CDS encoding type IV toxin-antitoxin system AbiEi family antitoxin domain-containing protein, whose product MRAVEILADLGGVAEAGTLRRFGVTAAHINAACASGEVYRVRRGAYALTNADPVRVAELSWHGVSTCITAAEHRGLPVLDRDDRIHLRVDHARSQGGRNLSLPRHVVRHPSAGTARRLGVIEVIDDSARCIDRAAQLVLLDAALNRKLIVPGDITGLALGSARRRAWLSSHADGRAQSPLETLARVALIGARIPFDLQAQIPTVGRVDILVDGRVIVEIDGRGYHEDPAAFTNDRRRDRAAVASGFTVLRFTAADVRDGGAVAVEAVRAALRAPLRPPSWGRVRDGGRALR is encoded by the coding sequence GTGCGCGCGGTGGAGATACTTGCGGACCTCGGCGGGGTGGCCGAGGCGGGCACGCTGCGCCGGTTCGGGGTCACGGCCGCCCACATCAACGCCGCGTGCGCTTCCGGTGAGGTCTATCGAGTGCGGCGCGGGGCGTACGCACTGACCAACGCCGATCCCGTCCGTGTCGCCGAGCTTTCGTGGCACGGAGTGTCAACGTGCATCACCGCGGCCGAACACCGAGGGTTGCCTGTGCTTGACAGAGACGACCGCATCCACCTCCGCGTCGACCACGCTCGGTCACAAGGCGGCCGTAACCTCTCGCTCCCGCGGCACGTCGTTCGCCATCCTTCGGCCGGTACCGCGCGGCGGCTCGGAGTGATCGAGGTGATTGACGACTCCGCGCGCTGCATCGACCGCGCCGCCCAGCTGGTGCTCTTGGATGCGGCGCTGAACCGCAAGCTCATCGTTCCGGGCGACATCACGGGCCTCGCACTTGGGAGCGCTCGCAGACGCGCATGGTTGTCGAGCCATGCGGATGGTCGGGCACAGAGTCCGCTCGAGACCCTGGCACGAGTAGCCCTCATCGGTGCCCGGATCCCCTTCGACCTTCAGGCTCAGATTCCCACCGTGGGCCGCGTCGACATTCTCGTCGATGGCCGAGTGATAGTCGAGATCGATGGACGCGGCTATCACGAAGACCCTGCCGCATTCACGAACGATAGGCGTCGCGACCGCGCGGCAGTGGCGAGCGGTTTCACCGTGCTGCGATTCACCGCAGCCGACGTCCGAGACGGCGGAGCGGTCGCGGTCGAGGCCGTGCGGGCAGCTCTCAGGGCGCCGCTGCGACCACCATCGTGGGGGCGCGTTCGTGATGGTGGACGCGCGCTTCGATGA
- a CDS encoding BldC family transcriptional regulator encodes MADTLQDPEKLLTPSEVAAIFRVDPKTVTRWAKVGKLSSIRTLGGHRRFRELEVRALLLDAQE; translated from the coding sequence ATGGCTGATACTCTCCAAGACCCGGAGAAGTTGCTCACCCCAAGCGAGGTCGCCGCAATCTTCCGCGTCGACCCCAAGACCGTGACCCGTTGGGCCAAGGTTGGGAAGCTCTCCTCCATTCGCACCCTGGGCGGCCACCGTCGCTTCCGTGAGCTAGAGGTTCGTGCTCTGCTCCTAGACGCGCAGGAATAG